A single region of the Enterobacter cloacae complex sp. R_G8 genome encodes:
- the rng gene encoding ribonuclease G produces the protein MTAELLVNVTPSETRVAYIDGGILQEIHIEREARRGIVGNIYKGRVSRVLPGMQAAFVDIGLDKAAFLHASDIMPHTECVAGEEQKQFAVRDISELVRQGQDLMVQVVKDPLGTKGARLTTDITLPSRYLVFMPGASHVGVSQRIESESERERLKKVVSAYCDEQGGFIIRTAAEGVSEEDLASDAAYLKRVWTKVMERKKRNQTRYQLYGELALAQRVLRDFADAQLDRIRVDSRLTYEALLEFTAEYIPEMPGLLEHYTGRQPIFDLYDVENEIQRALERKVELKSGGYLIIDQTEAMTTVDINTGAFVGHRNLDDTIFNTNIEATQAIARQLRLRNLGGIIIIDFIDMNNEDHRRRVLHSLEQALSKDRVKTSINGFSQLGLVEMTRKRTRESVEHVLCNECPTCHGRGTVKTVETVCYEIMREIVRVHHAYDSDRFLVYASPAVAEALKGEESHALAEVEIFVGKQVKVQIEPLYNQEQFDVVMM, from the coding sequence ATGACGGCTGAATTGTTGGTAAACGTAACGCCATCGGAAACCCGTGTGGCCTACATTGATGGTGGCATTCTTCAGGAAATTCATATTGAGCGTGAAGCGCGACGCGGAATAGTAGGCAATATCTACAAAGGTCGTGTCAGCCGCGTACTGCCAGGTATGCAGGCGGCTTTTGTAGATATTGGACTGGATAAGGCGGCATTTTTACATGCCTCCGATATCATGCCGCATACCGAGTGTGTCGCTGGCGAAGAGCAGAAGCAGTTTGCCGTGCGCGACATTTCAGAGCTGGTGCGTCAGGGGCAGGATCTGATGGTGCAGGTGGTCAAAGATCCCCTTGGTACTAAGGGTGCCCGTCTGACAACCGACATCACGCTACCTTCCCGTTACCTGGTGTTTATGCCGGGCGCGTCGCACGTGGGGGTTTCCCAGCGTATTGAAAGCGAGAGCGAGCGTGAGCGTCTGAAGAAAGTGGTCAGCGCCTACTGCGACGAACAGGGCGGGTTTATCATCCGTACCGCCGCCGAAGGGGTCAGCGAAGAGGATCTGGCGTCCGATGCGGCTTATCTGAAGCGTGTCTGGACCAAGGTGATGGAGCGTAAAAAACGCAACCAGACCCGCTATCAGCTGTACGGTGAGCTGGCGCTTGCCCAGCGCGTCCTGCGCGATTTTGCTGATGCTCAGCTCGACCGAATCCGCGTGGACTCGCGTCTGACGTATGAAGCGCTGCTGGAATTTACCGCTGAGTACATTCCGGAGATGCCTGGCCTGCTCGAACATTACACCGGGCGTCAGCCAATCTTCGATCTCTATGATGTCGAAAATGAGATCCAGCGTGCGCTGGAGCGCAAGGTTGAACTGAAGTCCGGTGGTTATCTGATCATCGATCAGACCGAAGCAATGACCACCGTGGATATCAACACCGGTGCGTTTGTCGGACATCGCAACCTGGATGACACCATCTTCAATACCAACATCGAAGCGACACAGGCGATTGCGCGCCAGCTTCGCCTGCGCAATCTGGGTGGCATTATCATTATCGACTTTATTGATATGAATAATGAAGACCATCGCCGTCGCGTGCTCCATTCGCTGGAGCAGGCGCTGAGTAAAGATCGCGTGAAAACCAGTATCAACGGCTTCTCACAGTTGGGGCTGGTGGAAATGACGCGTAAACGGACCCGTGAAAGCGTGGAACATGTGCTGTGTAATGAGTGTCCAACCTGCCACGGACGCGGCACCGTAAAGACGGTGGAGACCGTCTGCTATGAGATCATGCGTGAAATTGTCCGCGTTCATCATGCTTACGACTCCGATCGTTTTCTGGTCTATGCTTCCCCTGCGGTGGCTGAAGCACTGAAAGGCGAAGAGTCGCACGCGCTGGCGGAAGTGGAAATCTTTGTCGGCAAACAGGTAAAAGTACAAATTGAGCCGCTCTATAACCAGGAGCAATTTGACGTCGTCATGATGTAA
- the yhdP gene encoding AsmA2 domain-containing protein YhdP, with the protein MRRLPGILLLTGATLVVIVALLVSGLRLVLPHLDSWRPQVLAKIESATGVPVDVSQVSASWQNFGPTLDARDINASLKDGGYLKIKRVTLALDVWQSLLHMRWQFRDLTFYQLQFLTNTPISGGDNNQRLEANRLSDLFLRQFDHFDLRDCEVSFITLSGQRAELKIPQLTWLNGKERHRAEGQVNLSSLNGQHGVMQVRMDLRDDDGLLNNGKVWLQADDVDVKPWLGDWLQQNMQLETARFSLEGWMTLTKGVFASGDIWLKQGGASWQGESKQHQLSVDNLTAHVTKEKGGWQFAIPDTRITMDGKPWPRGALTLAWMPEQDVGGTNNKRSDELRIRATHLDLAAIEGLRSMAAKLSPDLGDVWLATQPGGEIDALALDIPLQATEKTRFLATWKDLAWKQWKLLPGAENFSGKLEGSVENGRLTVEMHDARMPYETVFRAPLEIEKGNAVLNWLRNDKGFQLDGRHIDVKAKAVHARGDFRYLKPEGEEPWLGILAGISTSDGSQAWRYFPENLMGKALVDYLSGAIQGGQADNATLVYGGNPHLFPYKHNEGQFQVLVPLHNATFAFQPGWPALKNLDIELNFLNDGLWMKSDSVALGGVTATNLTANIPDYSKEKLLIDADINGPGKAVGPYFDETPLKASLAATLEQLQLDGDVNARLHLDIPLDGEMTTAKGDVRLNNNSLYIKPLESTLKNLSGQFSFVNGNLKSEPLTARWFNQPVNIDFSTTEGEKAYQVAVNLDGNWQPSQMDMLPKPIQESVGGAAAWKGKVDIELPYHASAHYKVDLTGDLKNLSSQLPAPLDKQAGQALPVKLNVDGNLNSFELTGSAGGTNHFNSRWLLNRKLTLDKAIWTTDSRTTPPLPDHQGVELNLPPLDGAQWLALFQKGVGQNVDEAAQFPQTVTVRTPSLTLGGQQWNNLSIVSQPTANGSKVEAQGREINATLTMRDNAPWQAAIRYLYYNPATAGGKDQSTPASPLSNTSRVDFSGWPDLQLRCAECWLWGQKYGRIDGDFAIQGNTLSLTGGLVDTGFGRLTAAGEWVNNPGEQRTSLKGDIKGNKLDAAANFFGISTPLRGSSFDVDYDLHWRDAPWKPDEASLNGILKTRFGKGEIADVSTGRAGQILRLLSFDALLRKLRFDFSDTFSEGFYYDSIRSTAWIKDGVMHTDDTLVDGLEADIAMKGSVNLVRRELDMEAVVAPEISASVGVAAAFVVNPIVGAAVFAASKVLGPLWSKVSILRYRITGPVDKPQINEVLRQPRKDAQQ; encoded by the coding sequence GTGAGGCGATTGCCGGGGATTTTACTGCTTACAGGGGCAACGCTTGTCGTGATTGTCGCGTTGCTCGTGAGCGGGCTACGCCTCGTTTTGCCGCATCTGGACAGCTGGCGTCCACAAGTGCTGGCGAAGATCGAATCCGCCACTGGTGTGCCGGTTGACGTCAGTCAGGTCAGCGCCAGCTGGCAGAACTTTGGCCCAACGCTGGATGCCAGGGACATCAATGCCAGCCTGAAAGATGGCGGCTATCTGAAAATCAAACGCGTGACCCTGGCACTGGATGTCTGGCAAAGCCTGCTGCACATGCGCTGGCAGTTCCGCGACCTTACCTTTTATCAACTGCAGTTTTTGACCAACACGCCGATCTCTGGCGGTGATAATAATCAACGTCTTGAAGCCAACCGCCTGAGCGATCTCTTTCTGCGTCAGTTCGATCATTTCGATCTGCGCGACTGTGAGGTGAGCTTTATTACCCTCTCCGGCCAGCGCGCCGAACTGAAGATCCCGCAGCTGACCTGGCTTAACGGCAAAGAGCGTCACCGTGCCGAGGGGCAGGTGAACCTCTCCAGCCTGAACGGCCAGCACGGGGTCATGCAGGTTCGTATGGATCTGCGTGACGACGACGGCTTGCTCAACAACGGCAAGGTGTGGCTACAGGCTGACGACGTGGATGTGAAACCGTGGCTCGGTGACTGGTTACAGCAAAACATGCAGCTGGAAACGGCCCGTTTTAGCCTGGAAGGCTGGATGACCCTGACGAAAGGTGTGTTCGCCAGCGGCGATATCTGGCTGAAGCAGGGCGGCGCAAGCTGGCAAGGCGAAAGCAAGCAGCATCAACTCTCCGTGGATAACCTCACCGCACATGTGACGAAAGAGAAAGGGGGCTGGCAGTTTGCCATCCCGGATACACGCATCACCATGGACGGCAAACCCTGGCCGCGCGGCGCGCTGACGCTGGCATGGATGCCTGAGCAGGATGTCGGCGGCACGAATAATAAGCGTAGCGATGAGCTGCGTATCCGCGCCACGCATCTCGACCTGGCGGCCATTGAAGGGCTGCGCTCCATGGCGGCGAAACTCTCTCCGGATTTGGGTGACGTTTGGCTGGCGACGCAGCCAGGTGGGGAAATTGACGCCCTCGCGCTGGATATCCCGCTGCAGGCAACCGAGAAAACCCGTTTCCTGGCAACATGGAAAGATCTGGCCTGGAAACAGTGGAAACTGCTGCCGGGGGCTGAAAACTTCAGCGGTAAGCTGGAGGGCAGCGTTGAGAACGGCAGACTGACCGTTGAAATGCATGACGCCAGAATGCCTTACGAAACGGTCTTCAGGGCACCTCTGGAAATTGAAAAAGGCAACGCGGTGCTTAACTGGCTGCGCAACGATAAAGGCTTCCAGCTTGATGGCCGACATATTGATGTGAAAGCCAAAGCGGTTCATGCCCGCGGGGATTTCCGCTATTTAAAGCCTGAAGGTGAAGAGCCGTGGCTGGGTATTCTGGCGGGGATCAGCACCAGCGACGGTTCTCAGGCCTGGCGTTACTTCCCGGAAAACCTGATGGGTAAAGCGCTCGTGGATTACCTGAGCGGGGCGATCCAGGGTGGTCAGGCAGATAACGCCACGCTGGTCTATGGCGGTAACCCGCATCTTTTCCCGTACAAACATAACGAAGGTCAGTTCCAGGTGCTGGTGCCGTTGCATAACGCCACCTTTGCGTTCCAGCCGGGCTGGCCTGCCCTGAAAAACCTCGATATCGAGCTTAATTTTCTCAATGACGGGTTGTGGATGAAGTCAGACAGCGTCGCGCTGGGCGGTGTGACGGCTACCAACCTGACGGCAAATATCCCCGATTACTCAAAAGAGAAACTGCTGATTGATGCCGATATCAACGGGCCAGGCAAGGCGGTCGGCCCCTATTTTGACGAGACGCCGCTGAAAGCCTCGCTGGCGGCCACGCTTGAGCAGCTCCAGCTTGATGGCGATGTGAATGCTCGCTTACATCTGGATATCCCGCTGGACGGCGAAATGACCACCGCCAAAGGCGACGTCCGTCTGAATAATAACAGCCTGTATATCAAGCCCCTGGAAAGTACGCTCAAGAACCTCAGCGGGCAGTTCAGCTTTGTGAATGGCAACCTGAAGAGTGAGCCGCTCACAGCCCGCTGGTTCAATCAGCCTGTGAATATTGACTTCTCGACCACCGAAGGCGAGAAGGCCTATCAGGTGGCCGTCAACCTGGATGGCAACTGGCAACCGTCGCAGATGGACATGCTGCCGAAACCCATTCAGGAGTCGGTTGGGGGGGCTGCCGCCTGGAAAGGGAAGGTTGATATAGAACTGCCCTACCATGCCAGTGCGCATTATAAGGTCGACCTTACCGGTGACCTGAAAAATCTCAGCAGTCAGTTGCCTGCACCGCTGGATAAACAGGCCGGACAGGCATTGCCGGTGAAGCTTAACGTCGACGGTAACCTGAACAGTTTCGAACTGACCGGCAGCGCGGGTGGCACAAACCACTTTAACAGCCGCTGGTTGCTCAACCGCAAGCTGACGCTGGACAAAGCCATCTGGACGACGGACAGTCGAACCACGCCTCCGCTCCCGGATCACCAGGGCGTTGAGCTGAATCTCCCACCGCTGGATGGCGCGCAGTGGCTGGCACTGTTCCAGAAAGGCGTCGGGCAAAACGTGGATGAGGCTGCGCAGTTCCCGCAGACCGTTACCGTGCGTACACCGTCGCTCACGCTGGGTGGGCAACAGTGGAACAACCTGAGTATCGTTTCTCAGCCGACGGCTAACGGCTCGAAAGTAGAGGCTCAGGGCAGGGAGATCAACGCCACTCTGACCATGCGCGATAACGCCCCGTGGCAGGCGGCCATCCGCTATCTCTACTACAACCCGGCAACGGCGGGCGGGAAAGATCAATCGACTCCGGCATCGCCGTTGAGTAACACTTCCCGCGTGGACTTCAGCGGCTGGCCGGATCTGCAACTGCGCTGCGCTGAGTGCTGGCTGTGGGGACAAAAATATGGCCGCATTGACGGTGACTTCGCGATTCAGGGCAACACGCTGAGCCTCACGGGCGGGCTGGTGGATACCGGCTTTGGTCGTCTGACGGCCGCGGGCGAGTGGGTGAATAACCCTGGCGAACAGCGCACCTCGCTGAAAGGCGACATTAAGGGCAACAAACTGGATGCGGCAGCCAATTTCTTTGGTATCAGTACACCGCTGCGCGGCTCGTCATTTGACGTCGATTACGATCTTCACTGGCGTGATGCGCCGTGGAAGCCGGATGAGGCCTCGCTTAACGGCATACTGAAAACCCGCTTCGGAAAAGGGGAAATTGCCGACGTGAGCACGGGACGCGCCGGGCAGATCCTGCGTCTCCTGAGCTTTGATGCATTGCTGCGCAAGCTGCGCTTCGATTTCAGCGATACCTTCAGCGAAGGGTTCTACTACGATTCCATCCGCAGTACGGCGTGGATCAAGGACGGCGTTATGCATACGGACGACACGCTGGTGGACGGCCTGGAAGCGGATATCGCCATGAAGGGCTCGGTTAACCTTGTGCGTCGCGAGCTGGATATGGAAGCCGTGGTGGCGCCGGAAATCTCCGCGAGCGTCGGGGTGGCAGCCGCCTTTGTGGTGAACCCGATTGTTGGGGCCGCGGTGTTTGCCGCCAGTAAAGTGCTGGGGCCGCTGTGGAGTAAGGTCTCTATTCTGCGCTACCGCATCACCGGTCCGGTGGATAAACCGCAGATTAATGAAGTGCTGCGCCAGCCGCGCAAAGATGCACAGCAATGA
- the tldD gene encoding metalloprotease TldD, which yields MSLNLVSEHLLAANGLSHQDLFSILGQLTERRLDYGDLYFQSSYHESWVLEDSIIKDGSYNIDQGVGVRAISGEKTGFAYADQISLAALEQSAQAARTIVRDAGDGRVKTLGEVQHSALYTSIDPLQSMSREEKLDILRRVDKVARAADKRVQEVSASLSGVYELILVAATDGTLAADVRPLVRLSISVQVDDNGKRERGSSGGGGRFGYDWFLGDVDGEARADAWAKEAVRMALVNLSAVAAPAGSFPVVLGAGWPGVLLHEAVGHGLEGDFNRRGTSVFSGQMGQLVSSELCTVVDDGTMPDRRGSISIDDEGTPGQYNVLIENGVLKGYMQDKLNARLMGVAPTGNGRRESYAHLPMPRMTNTYMLPGKSTPQEIIESVDYGIFAPNFGGGQVDITSGKFVFSTSEAYLIEKGKVTKAVKGATLIGSGIEAMQQISMVGNDLKLDNGVGVCGKEGQSLPVGVGQPTLKVDNLTVGGTA from the coding sequence ATGAGTCTGAACCTGGTAAGTGAACATTTGCTCGCAGCGAACGGCCTGAGCCATCAGGACCTGTTCTCCATTCTTGGTCAACTGACCGAACGCCGTCTCGACTACGGCGATCTCTATTTCCAGTCGAGCTATCACGAATCCTGGGTTTTAGAAGACAGCATCATCAAAGATGGTTCTTACAACATTGACCAGGGCGTGGGTGTGCGCGCCATCAGCGGCGAGAAAACCGGTTTTGCCTACGCCGATCAGATAAGCCTGGCTGCGCTGGAGCAGAGCGCGCAGGCGGCGCGTACCATCGTGCGTGATGCTGGCGATGGGCGGGTGAAAACGCTGGGTGAGGTGCAGCATTCTGCGCTCTACACCAGCATCGACCCACTGCAGAGCATGAGCCGTGAAGAGAAGCTGGATATCCTGCGCCGCGTGGATAAAGTGGCGCGCGCTGCCGATAAACGCGTGCAGGAAGTGTCTGCCAGCCTGAGCGGTGTCTATGAACTGATTCTGGTTGCGGCCACTGACGGCACGCTGGCGGCGGATGTCCGTCCGCTGGTGCGCCTCTCTATCAGCGTGCAGGTCGATGACAACGGTAAACGCGAGCGCGGCTCAAGTGGTGGCGGCGGTCGTTTTGGCTATGACTGGTTCCTGGGTGACGTCGACGGTGAAGCGCGCGCTGACGCGTGGGCAAAAGAAGCCGTGCGCATGGCGCTGGTGAATCTTTCTGCCGTGGCGGCACCGGCGGGGTCATTCCCGGTGGTGCTGGGTGCCGGCTGGCCAGGCGTGCTGTTGCACGAAGCGGTAGGACACGGTCTGGAAGGGGACTTTAACCGGCGCGGTACGTCCGTATTCAGCGGTCAGATGGGGCAGCTTGTCTCCTCTGAGCTGTGCACCGTGGTGGATGACGGTACCATGCCTGACCGTCGTGGCTCTATCTCCATCGATGATGAAGGCACACCCGGCCAGTACAACGTGCTGATCGAAAACGGTGTCCTGAAAGGTTACATGCAGGACAAACTGAACGCGCGCCTGATGGGCGTAGCGCCAACCGGTAACGGCCGTCGTGAATCCTATGCGCACCTGCCGATGCCACGTATGACCAACACCTATATGCTGCCGGGCAAATCTACGCCGCAGGAGATCATCGAATCCGTTGATTACGGTATCTTTGCGCCAAACTTTGGCGGCGGCCAGGTGGACATTACCTCCGGTAAATTCGTCTTCTCCACGTCAGAAGCCTATCTGATCGAGAAAGGCAAAGTGACCAAAGCGGTGAAAGGCGCGACGCTGATTGGCTCCGGCATTGAAGCTATGCAGCAGATCTCCATGGTCGGTAACGATCTCAAGCTGGACAACGGCGTGGGTGTCTGCGGTAAAGAGGGGCAGAGCCTGCCGGTGGGTGTGGGTCAGCCAACGCTGAAAGTGGATAATCTGACGGTGGGCGGTACAGCCTGA
- a CDS encoding YagU family protein yields MNIFEQTPPSRRRYGLAAFIGLIAGIVSAFVKWGAEVPLPPRSPTDLFTGACGPEQLIRAASQIDCSRNFLNPPYIFLRDWLGVVDPNAAVYTFAGHIFNWVGVTHIIFSIVFAVGYCIVAEVFPKIKLWQGLLAGALAQLFVHMISFPLMGLTPPLFELPWYEHVSEIVGHLIWFWSIEIIRRDLRNRITHEPDPEIPLGHLR; encoded by the coding sequence ATGAATATATTTGAACAAACACCGCCTTCACGCAGGCGCTATGGGCTAGCCGCATTCATTGGATTGATCGCAGGGATTGTCTCCGCCTTTGTCAAATGGGGAGCCGAAGTTCCACTGCCGCCGCGCAGCCCCACGGATTTATTCACCGGCGCATGCGGGCCAGAGCAATTAATAAGAGCAGCAAGTCAGATTGATTGTTCCCGCAATTTCTTAAATCCTCCCTATATATTTCTGCGTGACTGGCTGGGTGTCGTCGATCCGAACGCAGCGGTTTACACCTTTGCCGGACATATTTTTAACTGGGTCGGCGTCACGCATATTATTTTTTCTATCGTCTTCGCCGTAGGTTATTGCATAGTTGCGGAAGTCTTCCCGAAAATTAAACTCTGGCAAGGTTTGCTGGCGGGTGCGTTAGCGCAGCTTTTTGTCCATATGATCTCCTTCCCATTGATGGGACTGACGCCGCCGCTGTTTGAGCTGCCCTGGTACGAGCACGTCTCAGAGATCGTGGGCCATTTGATCTGGTTCTGGTCGATTGAAATTATTCGTCGTGATTTGCGTAACCGCATCACTCATGAGCCGGATCCGGAGATACCGCTGGGTCACTTGCGTTAA
- the aaeR gene encoding HTH-type transcriptional activator AaeR: MERLKRMSVFAKVVELGSFTAAARQLQMSVSSISQTVSKLEDELQVKLLNRSTRSIGLTEAGKIYYQGCRRMLHEVQDVHEQLYAFNNTPIGTLRIGCSSTMAQNVLAAMTAEMLKEYPGLTVNLVTGIPAPDLIADGLDVVIRVGALQDSSLFSRRLGSMPMVVCASKSYLAQYGVPEKPADLANHSWLEYSVRPDNEFELIAPEGISTRLLPEGRFVTNDPMTISRWLVAGAGIAYVPLMWVINEINSGVLEILFPRYQSDPRPVYALYTEKDKLPLKVQVCINYLTEYFVDVAELFQGMRGRRKE, encoded by the coding sequence ATGGAACGTTTAAAACGCATGTCGGTCTTCGCCAAAGTGGTTGAACTTGGCTCATTTACTGCTGCTGCCCGGCAGTTACAGATGAGCGTCTCCTCCATCAGTCAGACGGTGTCAAAACTGGAAGATGAACTGCAGGTGAAATTGCTCAACCGCAGCACCCGCAGCATCGGGCTGACGGAAGCGGGTAAAATTTACTATCAGGGCTGTCGCCGCATGCTGCATGAAGTGCAGGATGTTCACGAACAGCTCTATGCCTTTAACAACACACCCATCGGGACCCTGCGGATCGGTTGTTCTTCAACTATGGCACAAAATGTTCTTGCCGCCATGACCGCCGAGATGCTGAAAGAATATCCGGGATTAACCGTGAATCTGGTCACGGGTATTCCTGCCCCGGACCTGATTGCCGATGGCCTGGATGTAGTGATCCGCGTCGGCGCACTGCAGGACTCCAGCCTCTTCTCCCGTCGACTCGGCAGCATGCCGATGGTGGTCTGCGCCTCAAAGAGCTATCTGGCACAGTACGGCGTGCCGGAGAAACCCGCCGATCTCGCCAACCACTCCTGGCTGGAGTACAGCGTCCGCCCCGATAATGAGTTTGAACTGATTGCCCCGGAAGGGATTTCTACCCGACTGCTGCCGGAAGGGCGGTTTGTCACCAACGATCCGATGACCATCTCGCGCTGGCTGGTGGCGGGCGCCGGGATCGCTTACGTACCGTTAATGTGGGTGATCAATGAGATCAACAGCGGCGTACTGGAGATCCTGTTCCCTCGTTACCAGTCCGATCCGCGTCCGGTGTATGCCCTGTATACCGAAAAAGACAAACTGCCGCTTAAGGTGCAGGTGTGCATTAACTATCTGACCGAGTATTTTGTGGACGTGGCAGAACTGTTTCAGGGAATGCGGGGACGCAGAAAAGAGTAA
- the aaeX gene encoding p-hydroxybenzoic acid efflux pump operon protein AaeX, with product MSLFPVIVVFGLSFPPIFFELLLSLAIFWLVRKVLVPTGIYDFVWHPALFNTALYCCLFYLISRMFV from the coding sequence ATGAGTCTGTTTCCCGTTATCGTGGTGTTCGGTCTGTCGTTCCCACCGATATTTTTCGAGCTTCTTTTATCACTGGCGATCTTCTGGCTGGTGCGCAAGGTGCTGGTTCCTACCGGGATCTACGATTTCGTCTGGCACCCTGCATTGTTCAATACCGCGCTGTATTGCTGCCTGTTCTACCTGATATCGCGCATGTTTGTCTGA
- the aaeA gene encoding p-hydroxybenzoic acid efflux pump subunit AaeA, with the protein MKTLTRKISRTAITMALVILAFIAIFRAWVYYTESPWTRDARFSADVVAIAPDVAGLITAVNVHDNQLVKKDQVLFTIDQPRYQKALEEAEADVAYYQALAAEKRREAGRRNQLGVQAMSREEIDQSNNVLQTVLHQLAKAQATRDLAKLDLERTVIRAPADGWVTNLNVYAGEFITRGSTAVALVKQNSFYVLAYMEETKLEGVRPGYRAEITPLGSNRVFKGTVDSVAAGVTNSSSSNDAKGMATVDSNLEWVRLAQRVPVRIHLDEQQGNLWPAGTTATVVITGEKDRDASQDSIFRKIAHRLREFG; encoded by the coding sequence GTGAAAACGCTAACAAGAAAAATCTCCCGCACCGCCATCACCATGGCGCTGGTTATCCTCGCGTTCATCGCTATTTTTCGCGCCTGGGTCTATTACACCGAATCACCGTGGACACGTGACGCGCGTTTTAGCGCGGATGTCGTGGCGATCGCCCCCGACGTGGCCGGTCTTATCACCGCGGTTAACGTCCACGATAACCAGCTGGTGAAGAAAGACCAGGTGCTGTTCACCATCGACCAGCCGCGTTACCAGAAAGCACTGGAAGAAGCGGAAGCGGATGTTGCCTATTACCAGGCGCTGGCCGCAGAGAAACGCCGTGAGGCGGGCCGCCGTAACCAGCTGGGTGTCCAGGCGATGTCCCGGGAAGAGATTGATCAGTCCAACAACGTGCTGCAAACCGTACTGCATCAGCTGGCAAAAGCGCAGGCGACGCGCGATCTGGCGAAGCTCGATCTGGAGCGTACCGTGATCCGCGCGCCAGCCGATGGTTGGGTTACTAACCTTAACGTCTATGCCGGGGAGTTTATTACCCGCGGTTCAACCGCCGTGGCGCTGGTAAAACAGAACTCGTTCTATGTGCTTGCCTATATGGAAGAGACCAAGCTGGAAGGCGTTCGTCCGGGCTATCGCGCAGAGATCACGCCGCTTGGCAGCAACCGCGTCTTTAAAGGCACCGTCGACAGCGTCGCGGCTGGCGTCACCAACTCCAGCAGCTCCAACGACGCAAAAGGGATGGCGACCGTCGATTCCAACCTGGAGTGGGTGCGTCTGGCCCAGCGTGTGCCGGTACGTATTCATCTGGACGAACAGCAGGGCAACCTGTGGCCTGCTGGCACGACGGCGACGGTGGTGATCACCGGTGAGAAAGATCGGGACGCCAGCCAGGACTCAATCTTCCGTAAAATTGCCCACCGTCTGCGCGAATTTGGTTAA